One window of the Archangium primigenium genome contains the following:
- a CDS encoding ATP-binding protein, with protein sequence MNNERDLLEQALAVLEGQRAVLGAEATEAALAALRARLTALAAHMPLERRHVTVLFGDLCGFTALSERMDPEDVGELMNRLWERVDAAIFRHGGRIDKHIGDAVMALWGADGSSEDDAERAIHAALDIQSRLAAFPGAPPEGMHMRIGIHTGPVLLGVVGTLGELTVMGDTVNTASRLEQAAPPDGILVSHVTWRQVSEAFVAEPQPALRLKGKQEALQVYQVLSARPRAFQRRRGLEGIWARLVGRERELGTLREQLLEVIAGGEARAVTITGEAGIGKSRLLGEFETWLEALEVTPLCLRGRASPEMRRHPNALLRDLFSFHLQVQESDSAGVIRARMEESFQAALGPGEGSQIRAHLAGALIGFDFSASPHLKGTHMDEQSLRARGLAALGDYFHALLRREPMVLFLEDVHWADDSALDLLERLFQTLSAERLLVVCTARPEFFERRTRWIHAGAHRRLELAPLVPEDSHRLLSELLRKVEDIPPALEALVVTRAEGNPFYLEELIQMLLEEGVILVSGERWRVEARRLTTLKVPPTLSGVLQSRLDSLPPREREILQRASVVGRIFWDESLLSMDAEGATSTALHDILAALQERELIFEQSNSSFSGAREYIFKHAIVREVAYETVLKRERRTIHGSIAEWLLARGGGRSREHLGLLADHLEASGQGERAATSLRRAAEEALGLFAHTEARAFLERALALCAEDNHPERYAIVAARERVHSILGNRPEQRLDLDAMESLAVRLGDERRQTEAALRRALYALEVGELETGEEAVHKAIRLAQELGDVPSEAIAHLRWGRMLRHHLGDFVQARVHFERSLTLAESARLVQVEVESMLNLSATLHEGGDLAAGLAHIQRVLPFCQSLGDRWLEISALRYLAYMHKDLGDFARARADFEQTLQFSRVIGYRFWETMDCCNLARIHHHLGDSEGALDWADQALRLAEETGSPRYQGYIWMSRGLALMALERLSEARDAFLHSRRIRVETRMPHLELEAVTGLAAVELASGHPLLALGYIEQLLPALQAEGLHGVEEPFWMWLTCFRVLRAQGDRRALLVLEQAHQRMQTLVGKIQDESLQRSFLGIPTHRTLREEWLRLFGDTHAPFARPLQ encoded by the coding sequence CCCACATGCCGCTGGAGCGCCGTCACGTCACGGTGTTGTTCGGGGACCTGTGCGGCTTCACCGCCCTGAGCGAGCGGATGGATCCGGAGGACGTGGGCGAGCTGATGAACCGGCTGTGGGAGCGCGTGGACGCGGCCATCTTCCGGCACGGCGGCCGCATCGACAAACACATCGGGGATGCCGTCATGGCGCTCTGGGGCGCGGATGGCTCGAGCGAGGACGACGCCGAGCGGGCCATCCACGCGGCCCTGGACATCCAGTCGCGCCTGGCGGCGTTTCCCGGCGCGCCGCCCGAGGGCATGCACATGCGCATCGGCATCCACACGGGGCCGGTGCTGCTCGGCGTGGTGGGCACGCTCGGCGAGCTCACGGTGATGGGCGACACCGTCAACACCGCCAGCCGCCTGGAGCAGGCCGCGCCGCCCGACGGCATCCTCGTGTCCCACGTGACGTGGCGCCAGGTGAGCGAGGCCTTCGTGGCCGAGCCCCAGCCCGCCCTGCGGCTCAAGGGCAAACAGGAGGCGCTCCAGGTGTACCAGGTGCTGTCCGCCCGGCCCCGCGCCTTCCAGCGGCGCCGCGGCCTGGAGGGCATCTGGGCCCGGCTGGTGGGGCGCGAGCGGGAGCTGGGCACGCTGCGCGAGCAATTGCTCGAGGTCATCGCCGGCGGCGAGGCGCGCGCGGTCACCATCACCGGCGAGGCGGGCATCGGCAAGTCGCGGCTGCTCGGCGAGTTCGAGACGTGGCTGGAGGCGCTGGAGGTGACGCCCCTGTGCCTCCGGGGCCGCGCCAGCCCGGAGATGCGCCGCCACCCCAACGCCCTGCTGCGCGACCTGTTCTCCTTCCACCTCCAGGTGCAGGAGAGCGACTCGGCCGGCGTCATCCGCGCGCGCATGGAGGAAAGCTTCCAGGCGGCGCTGGGCCCCGGCGAGGGCAGTCAGATCCGCGCCCACCTGGCCGGCGCCCTCATCGGCTTCGACTTCAGCGCGAGCCCCCACCTCAAGGGCACGCACATGGACGAGCAGAGCCTGCGCGCGCGCGGCCTCGCCGCCCTGGGCGACTACTTCCACGCCCTCTTGCGGCGCGAGCCCATGGTGCTCTTCCTGGAGGACGTGCACTGGGCGGACGACAGCGCGTTGGATCTGCTCGAGCGCCTGTTCCAGACGCTGTCCGCCGAGCGCCTGCTGGTGGTGTGCACCGCGCGGCCCGAGTTCTTCGAGCGCCGCACGCGGTGGATCCACGCCGGCGCGCACCGGCGCCTGGAGCTCGCGCCGCTCGTGCCCGAGGACAGCCACCGACTGCTCTCGGAGCTCCTGCGCAAGGTGGAGGACATCCCCCCGGCGCTCGAGGCGCTCGTCGTCACCCGGGCCGAGGGCAACCCCTTCTACCTGGAGGAGCTCATCCAGATGCTGCTGGAGGAGGGCGTCATCCTCGTCTCCGGCGAGCGCTGGCGCGTGGAGGCCCGGCGGCTCACCACGCTCAAGGTGCCCCCCACCCTCAGCGGGGTGCTCCAGTCCCGCCTGGACAGCCTGCCGCCGCGCGAGCGGGAGATCCTCCAGCGCGCCTCCGTGGTGGGCCGCATCTTCTGGGACGAGTCGCTCCTGAGCATGGACGCCGAGGGCGCCACGTCCACCGCGCTGCACGACATCCTCGCCGCCCTCCAGGAGCGCGAGCTCATCTTCGAGCAGTCCAACTCCTCGTTCTCCGGCGCGCGCGAGTACATCTTCAAGCACGCCATCGTGCGCGAGGTGGCCTACGAAACGGTGCTCAAGCGCGAGCGGCGCACCATCCATGGCAGCATCGCGGAGTGGCTGCTGGCGCGCGGGGGCGGACGCTCGCGCGAGCACCTCGGGCTGCTCGCGGACCACCTGGAGGCCTCCGGCCAGGGCGAGCGCGCGGCCACGTCCCTGCGGCGCGCGGCGGAGGAGGCCCTGGGCCTGTTCGCCCACACCGAGGCCCGGGCCTTCCTGGAGCGCGCGCTGGCCCTGTGCGCCGAGGACAACCACCCCGAGCGCTACGCCATCGTGGCCGCGCGCGAGCGCGTGCACTCCATCCTCGGCAACCGGCCCGAGCAGCGCCTGGACCTGGACGCCATGGAGTCCCTGGCGGTGCGGCTGGGGGACGAGCGACGGCAGACGGAGGCGGCCCTGCGCCGCGCGCTCTACGCCCTGGAGGTGGGGGAGCTGGAGACGGGCGAGGAGGCGGTGCACAAGGCCATCCGGCTCGCCCAGGAGTTGGGCGACGTGCCCAGCGAGGCCATCGCCCACCTGCGCTGGGGCAGGATGCTGCGCCACCACCTGGGCGACTTCGTCCAGGCCCGCGTCCACTTCGAGCGCAGCCTCACGCTCGCCGAGTCGGCGCGGCTCGTCCAGGTGGAGGTGGAGAGCATGCTCAACCTGAGCGCCACCCTGCACGAGGGAGGAGACCTGGCCGCGGGCCTGGCCCACATCCAGCGGGTCCTCCCCTTCTGCCAGTCCCTCGGGGACCGGTGGCTGGAGATCTCCGCCCTGCGCTACCTGGCCTACATGCACAAGGACCTGGGTGACTTCGCCCGGGCCCGGGCCGACTTCGAGCAGACGCTCCAGTTCAGCCGCGTCATCGGCTACCGCTTCTGGGAGACCATGGACTGCTGCAACCTGGCGCGCATCCACCACCACCTGGGCGACTCCGAGGGCGCGCTGGACTGGGCCGACCAGGCGCTGCGGCTGGCCGAGGAGACGGGCAGTCCGCGCTACCAGGGCTACATCTGGATGAGCCGGGGGCTCGCGCTGATGGCGCTCGAGCGCCTGAGCGAGGCGCGCGACGCCTTCCTCCACTCGCGGCGCATCCGCGTGGAGACGCGCATGCCCCACCTGGAGTTGGAGGCCGTGACGGGGCTGGCCGCCGTGGAGCTCGCCAGTGGGCACCCCCTGCTGGCGCTCGGGTATATCGAGCAGCTATTGCCCGCGCTCCAGGCCGAGGGCCTCCACGGCGTGGAGGAGCCCTTCTGGATGTGGCTCACCTGCTTCCGGGTGCTGCGCGCCCAGGGAGACCGGCGCGCCCTGCTCGTGCTGGAGCAGGCCCACCAGCGGATGCAGACGCTGGTGGGGAAGATCCAGGACGAGTCGCTCCAGCGCTCGTTCCTGGGCATTCCCACCCACCGCACGCTGCGCGAGGAGTGGCTGCGCCTCTTCGGCGACACCCACGCGCCGTTCGCCCGGCCCCTGCAGTAG
- a CDS encoding lytic polysaccharide monooxygenase, which translates to MRNFLVASPVALLSLMSAGTSFAHGSIEVPLSRVYGCYKEGPETPKSAACKAAIAAGGTQAFYDWNGVRQGDANGNHRALIPDGKLCSANSEVHKGLDLARSDWPSKRIAPNGQGRFDFVYHATAPHAARDFQFFITRQGYDPTRPLKWSDLESTPFCTVPSAPLINSRYTLNCPFPQGRTGKHVIYNIWQRSDSPEAFYACVDVELGAAKTLGGLAWREVEPVLAREALPAGSTVTFRVFDAEGHDVERHQVRLDGAESPAADWLGRLARRVNQDSRVMRVGTLDAEGEISPLDAAQGNSVYVREDGYRFQIDIQKPATQP; encoded by the coding sequence ATGCGGAACTTTCTCGTCGCGTCGCCCGTGGCCCTGCTGTCCCTGATGAGCGCGGGCACGTCCTTCGCCCACGGTTCCATCGAGGTCCCCCTGAGCCGCGTGTACGGCTGTTACAAGGAGGGGCCGGAGACGCCCAAGTCGGCCGCGTGCAAGGCCGCCATCGCGGCGGGCGGGACGCAGGCGTTCTACGACTGGAACGGCGTGCGGCAGGGCGACGCCAACGGCAATCACCGCGCGCTCATCCCGGACGGCAAGCTGTGCAGCGCCAACAGCGAGGTCCACAAGGGCCTGGACCTGGCGCGCTCGGACTGGCCGAGCAAGCGCATCGCGCCCAATGGGCAGGGCCGCTTCGACTTCGTCTACCACGCCACCGCGCCGCACGCGGCGCGCGACTTCCAGTTCTTCATCACCCGGCAGGGGTATGACCCGACCAGGCCGCTCAAGTGGTCGGACCTGGAGTCGACGCCCTTCTGCACGGTGCCGAGCGCGCCGCTCATCAACAGCCGCTACACGCTCAACTGCCCCTTCCCGCAGGGCAGGACGGGCAAGCACGTCATCTACAATATCTGGCAGCGCTCGGACAGCCCGGAGGCCTTCTACGCGTGCGTGGACGTGGAGCTCGGCGCGGCCAAGACGCTCGGCGGCCTGGCGTGGCGCGAGGTGGAGCCGGTGCTCGCGCGCGAGGCGCTGCCCGCGGGCAGCACGGTGACCTTCCGCGTGTTCGATGCCGAGGGCCATGACGTGGAGCGGCACCAGGTGCGGCTGGACGGCGCGGAGAGCCCCGCGGCGGATTGGCTCGGACGGCTGGCGCGCCGGGTGAACCAGGACTCGCGCGTCATGCGCGTGGGCACGCTCGACGCCGAGGGGGAGATCTCCCCGCTCGACGCGGCCCAGGGCAACAGTGTCTACGTGCGTGAGGACGGCTACCGCTTCCAGATCGACATCCAGAAGCCCGCCACCCAGCCCTGA
- the cglD gene encoding adventurous gliding motility lipoprotein CglD, which yields MRAPPRMLAAALAAFVFGCDDGGGAKPGPLDPNANCTDPNDPACVVTTPTGCPDPNNPRCPPTEPPEPVPPAPPYGPPPGPRSSNNTKIDSDCDGLSDAEEWGNIYAVDARTDPGNWDSDGDGLRDGLEVGRTASLNTLPQCLKSFQSDLDPSSRTNPTNPDTDGDGILDGLEDRNHNGRLDPGETDPANRDSDGDGLSDGEEDTNRNGKLDPGETDPRKRDTDGDKLSDATERNVTGTDPLNADTDGDSCLDGAEDLNGNGLKDPGETDPKDGTDCGGGPLQDSDGDGIPDHIEDANHNGVHDPGETNWRNPDTDGDGLKDGVEDRNHNGQVDRGETDPLSKDSDCDGLLDGPNQGTFLGEDLNANGKRDPGETDPTDRDTDHDGLLDGVERGVPTSGAPVTTCGYVGDADPSTQTDPLKADSDGDGIADGAEDSNQNGRVDPGELDPLNGRDGSGPAGHACAAQNLRQVSFQEDNGGDIRLALRPSFKEVKQIVVGGKTRGFVGYDDTNQVAFVAYKRTQAGSSTTVVGDELYVRGQFSPAVKPGTTQTFTSWDGYPAVQAFYDQGSAVSLRDYANTVANGLVGSGAGSLAGGASTPGPFKIQAQYVHRSNASVLVVVAITPAARFTEPGLFVMGDTAGGTALAQFGDSDAVQCEPFTTGNGMADFLFVVDDSGSMATSQSALGNAAAAVANRLGNSQLDWRISMVTSSYTQMGYGLPNGGVFRGFTRDINQFKAWLQRDAACPDTTQRCWIDVSGSSEEMTLASARAAVDYMSSSSTAADKKYRAGARLVVIILTDVRDTNDTTPVSSYIDYFKGANPTGTPIQMHGIICDSADGGECYPGEPIHDLRHKDVIQATGGIVGSIRSTSSIQNTIGSIMDSVIASTGYRTLKPPIGASVRVAVEAVQNESLCNKNDLPRSRVNGFDVDGISQALAFYGACRPANAGATRAAISYRYWSDLSRNAEGSPPPCATDAGYYDPADPDFCKGNLVCNRQTNRCDCPSDCGGGGAPGTVCNTNKNVCDFACGSECGGMCGSFQACNTSTCTCQCAASASCSPGFRFDATACACVCDTAALNCGPSYQADANSCACICRDNCGGTCGGDTQCNMSSCRCEPKLN from the coding sequence ATGAGAGCCCCTCCCCGTATGCTCGCGGCCGCCCTGGCCGCGTTTGTCTTTGGTTGTGACGATGGTGGTGGCGCCAAACCCGGGCCCTTGGATCCCAACGCGAACTGCACGGATCCCAATGATCCCGCGTGTGTGGTGACGACGCCCACGGGCTGCCCGGACCCCAACAACCCGAGATGTCCTCCCACCGAGCCGCCCGAGCCCGTTCCTCCCGCGCCCCCCTATGGACCGCCCCCGGGGCCGCGCTCCTCCAACAACACGAAGATCGACTCCGACTGTGACGGCCTGTCCGACGCCGAGGAGTGGGGCAACATCTACGCGGTGGACGCGCGCACGGATCCGGGCAATTGGGACTCGGATGGGGACGGCCTGCGCGACGGTCTGGAGGTCGGTCGCACGGCCTCGCTCAATACCCTGCCGCAGTGTCTCAAGAGCTTCCAGTCGGACCTGGACCCCAGCAGCCGCACCAACCCCACCAACCCAGACACGGACGGGGACGGCATCCTGGATGGCCTCGAGGACCGCAACCACAACGGCCGCCTGGATCCGGGCGAGACGGATCCCGCCAACCGGGACTCGGACGGAGACGGGCTCTCGGACGGCGAGGAGGACACCAACCGCAACGGCAAGCTGGATCCAGGCGAGACGGATCCCCGCAAGCGCGACACGGATGGTGACAAGCTGTCGGACGCCACCGAGCGCAACGTCACCGGCACCGACCCGCTCAACGCCGACACGGACGGGGACTCGTGCCTGGATGGCGCCGAGGATCTCAACGGCAATGGCCTCAAGGATCCGGGCGAGACCGACCCCAAGGATGGGACGGATTGCGGCGGCGGTCCCCTCCAGGACTCCGACGGTGACGGCATTCCGGACCACATCGAGGACGCCAACCACAACGGCGTGCACGATCCCGGTGAGACGAACTGGCGCAACCCCGACACGGACGGGGACGGCCTCAAGGACGGCGTGGAGGACCGCAACCACAACGGCCAAGTGGACCGGGGCGAGACGGATCCCCTCTCCAAGGACTCGGACTGTGACGGGCTCCTGGATGGTCCCAACCAGGGCACCTTCCTGGGCGAGGATCTGAACGCCAATGGCAAGCGCGACCCCGGCGAGACGGATCCCACGGATCGCGACACGGACCATGACGGCCTGCTGGATGGCGTGGAGCGCGGGGTGCCGACGAGCGGCGCGCCCGTCACCACGTGCGGCTACGTGGGCGACGCGGACCCCTCCACCCAGACGGATCCGCTCAAGGCCGACTCGGACGGGGACGGCATCGCGGATGGCGCCGAGGACTCCAACCAGAATGGCCGGGTGGACCCAGGCGAATTGGATCCGCTCAATGGCCGGGATGGCAGCGGCCCCGCGGGCCACGCCTGCGCGGCGCAGAACCTGCGCCAGGTGAGCTTCCAGGAGGACAACGGCGGAGACATCCGGTTGGCGCTCCGGCCCTCCTTCAAGGAAGTGAAGCAGATCGTCGTGGGCGGCAAGACGCGGGGCTTCGTGGGGTACGACGACACGAACCAGGTGGCCTTCGTCGCCTACAAGCGCACCCAGGCGGGCTCGTCCACCACGGTGGTGGGCGACGAGCTGTACGTGCGTGGCCAGTTCTCCCCGGCGGTGAAGCCGGGCACCACGCAGACGTTCACCTCGTGGGACGGCTACCCCGCGGTGCAGGCCTTCTATGACCAGGGCTCGGCGGTGTCCCTGCGCGACTACGCCAACACGGTGGCCAATGGGCTGGTGGGCTCGGGCGCGGGCTCGCTCGCCGGGGGCGCGTCCACGCCCGGACCGTTCAAGATCCAGGCGCAGTACGTGCACCGCTCCAACGCGAGCGTGCTCGTGGTGGTGGCCATCACCCCCGCGGCGCGCTTCACCGAGCCGGGTCTCTTCGTGATGGGCGACACGGCGGGCGGCACGGCGCTGGCCCAGTTCGGTGACTCGGACGCGGTGCAGTGCGAGCCCTTCACCACTGGCAACGGCATGGCGGACTTCCTCTTCGTGGTGGATGACAGCGGCTCCATGGCCACGTCCCAGAGCGCGCTGGGCAACGCCGCCGCGGCGGTGGCCAACCGGCTGGGCAACTCGCAGCTCGACTGGCGCATCTCCATGGTGACCTCGTCGTATACCCAGATGGGCTATGGCCTGCCCAACGGCGGCGTGTTCCGCGGCTTCACCCGGGACATCAACCAGTTCAAGGCGTGGCTCCAGCGTGACGCCGCGTGCCCGGATACCACCCAGCGCTGCTGGATCGACGTGTCCGGCTCCAGCGAGGAGATGACCCTGGCGAGCGCGCGGGCCGCGGTGGACTACATGTCCAGCTCCAGCACGGCCGCGGACAAGAAGTACCGCGCCGGGGCGCGCCTGGTGGTCATCATCCTGACCGACGTGCGCGACACGAACGACACCACGCCCGTCAGCTCGTACATCGACTACTTCAAGGGCGCCAACCCCACCGGGACGCCCATCCAGATGCACGGCATCATCTGCGACTCCGCGGACGGCGGGGAGTGCTACCCGGGCGAACCCATCCACGACCTGCGCCACAAGGACGTCATCCAGGCCACCGGCGGCATCGTGGGCAGCATCCGCAGCACCAGCTCCATCCAGAACACCATCGGCAGCATCATGGACAGCGTGATCGCCTCCACGGGCTACCGCACGCTCAAGCCGCCCATCGGCGCCTCGGTGCGCGTGGCCGTGGAGGCGGTGCAGAACGAGTCCCTGTGCAACAAGAACGACCTGCCGCGCAGCCGCGTCAACGGCTTCGACGTGGACGGCATCAGCCAGGCCCTGGCCTTCTACGGCGCGTGCCGTCCGGCCAACGCGGGCGCCACCCGGGCGGCCATCTCCTACCGCTACTGGAGCGACCTGTCGCGCAACGCCGAGGGCAGCCCGCCGCCGTGCGCGACGGACGCGGGCTACTACGATCCCGCGGACCCGGACTTCTGCAAGGGCAACCTCGTGTGCAACCGGCAGACGAACCGGTGCGACTGCCCGTCGGACTGTGGCGGTGGGGGCGCTCCCGGCACGGTGTGCAACACGAACAAGAACGTGTGTGACTTCGCCTGCGGCTCGGAGTGCGGCGGCATGTGCGGCAGCTTCCAGGCCTGCAACACCAGCACCTGCACCTGCCAGTGCGCCGCGTCCGCGAGCTGCTCGCCGGGCTTCCGCTTCGACGCCACCGCCTGTGCCTGTGTCTGTGACACGGCGGCGCTCAACTGCGGCCCGTCCTACCAGGCGGATGCCAACTCCTGCGCCTGCATCTGCCGGGACAACTGCGGGGGCACCTGCGGCGGCGACACGCAGTGCAACATGAGCTCCTGCCGCTGCGAGCCGAAGCTCAACTGA